In Synechococcus sp. UW69, the following are encoded in one genomic region:
- a CDS encoding DNA polymerase III subunit gamma/tau: protein MSSAYQPLHHKYRPQRFDQLVGQEAIAATLGHALTSNRIAPAYLFSGPRGTGKTSSARILARSLNCLNSDGPTPEPCGTCELCKTIAAGTALDVIEIDAASNTGVDNIRELIERSRFAPVQARWKVYVVDECHMLSTAAFNALLKTLEEPPPQVVFVLATTDPQRVLPTILSRCQRFDFRRIPLDALNKHLSWIAEQEAIDIQPEAIHVVAQRSQGGLRDAESLLDQLSLLPPPIEAAAVWDLLGAVPEQELLELVEAMSSAEPVQLLEATRNLLDRGRDPGAVLQGLAGMLRDLVLMAAAPDRLELTSVSPQFRDQLPALAKTMGRARLLQWQAQLRGSEQQLRQSVQPRLWLEVLLLGLLAEPVAAQPITAAPPQTQPATTPAIAVTPIEAPVPAPAAAPNPTEAPTASPKPAPAASPELPTVSNPPPSPSTNLPELWQQILGSLELPSTRMLLSQQAQLVRLDANRAVVQVAGNWMGMVQSRASLLEQAVATALGGSRQLILEASNSAMPPPITTPPIATPPIATPPIATPPAAVEPPAPTQPAPAPTSAPAVAPELPRTQPEPVEPKPAPAPTETNPQPSPPSGLDRQARNLADFFNGQVLDVDEIN, encoded by the coding sequence ATGAGTTCGGCCTACCAGCCGCTGCATCACAAATATCGGCCCCAGCGCTTTGATCAGCTGGTGGGTCAGGAGGCGATCGCCGCCACCCTGGGCCACGCCCTTACCAGCAATCGGATTGCCCCGGCCTACCTGTTCAGTGGCCCCCGCGGCACCGGCAAAACCTCCAGCGCCCGCATCCTGGCCCGCTCGCTCAATTGCCTGAACAGCGACGGGCCAACGCCCGAACCCTGCGGCACCTGCGAGCTGTGCAAAACGATTGCCGCCGGCACAGCCCTGGATGTGATCGAGATCGACGCCGCCTCCAACACCGGTGTCGACAACATCCGTGAACTGATCGAACGCTCCCGTTTCGCACCGGTGCAGGCCCGCTGGAAGGTGTATGTGGTGGACGAGTGCCACATGCTCTCCACCGCAGCCTTCAACGCCCTGCTGAAAACCCTGGAGGAACCACCTCCACAGGTGGTGTTCGTGCTCGCCACCACCGATCCGCAACGGGTGCTGCCAACGATCCTCAGCCGCTGCCAACGCTTTGATTTCCGGCGGATCCCGCTCGATGCCCTCAACAAACATCTGAGCTGGATCGCCGAACAGGAAGCGATCGACATCCAACCCGAAGCCATTCACGTGGTAGCCCAGCGGTCCCAAGGAGGGCTGCGGGATGCCGAAAGCCTTCTGGACCAACTGAGTCTGCTGCCGCCACCCATCGAAGCCGCTGCGGTGTGGGATCTACTGGGCGCGGTGCCCGAACAGGAACTGCTGGAGCTGGTGGAGGCCATGAGCAGCGCCGAACCGGTTCAACTGCTGGAGGCGACCCGCAACCTGCTGGACCGGGGCCGGGATCCTGGGGCCGTGCTGCAAGGTCTGGCCGGGATGCTGCGGGATCTGGTGCTGATGGCTGCTGCTCCAGATCGGCTGGAGCTCACCAGCGTTTCGCCCCAGTTCCGCGATCAGCTACCCGCCCTCGCGAAGACCATGGGCAGAGCCCGCTTGCTTCAATGGCAAGCCCAACTGCGGGGCAGCGAGCAACAACTGCGCCAAAGTGTGCAACCTCGGCTTTGGCTGGAAGTGCTGTTGCTGGGGTTGCTGGCGGAACCGGTGGCGGCTCAGCCCATCACCGCAGCCCCGCCCCAAACACAACCAGCGACGACACCAGCGATAGCTGTGACTCCGATCGAAGCTCCTGTGCCAGCTCCCGCCGCCGCACCAAACCCAACCGAGGCACCTACCGCCAGTCCCAAACCGGCACCTGCGGCATCACCGGAACTGCCAACGGTTTCCAACCCTCCGCCGTCGCCCAGCACCAACCTGCCCGAACTGTGGCAACAGATCCTGGGCAGCCTCGAACTGCCCTCCACCCGGATGTTGCTCTCGCAGCAAGCGCAACTGGTGCGACTGGATGCCAACCGCGCAGTTGTGCAGGTGGCTGGCAACTGGATGGGGATGGTGCAGAGCCGGGCGTCACTGCTGGAACAGGCGGTGGCCACAGCTCTCGGTGGCTCGAGGCAGCTGATCCTGGAAGCCAGCAACAGCGCCATGCCACCACCGATCACAACACCACCGATTGCGACTCCACCGATCGCAACTCCCCCTATCGCAACACCGCCAGCAGCAGTCGAGCCTCCAGCACCAACACAACCGGCACCTGCTCCAACATCAGCTCCGGCGGTTGCACCGGAACTTCCGCGCACGCAACCCGAGCCAGTGGAACCAAAGCCGGCACCTGCTCCAACGGAAACCAACCCTCAACCCAGCCCACCTTCAGGCCTGGATCGTCAGGCCCGCAATCTGGCGGACTTCTTCAACGGTCAAGTTCTCGACGTTGATGAAATCAATTGA